One bacterium genomic window, ATCACTACCTCGCCGTCATAAATGGGCGGGGCATCGATAGGTAAGATGCAGGCGGCTCGAAGTGTAATCAGCGGGGGCTCATTCCTTTCTGTAGTGGGGTTGACCAAGCTTTGTTGAGGTCATCGAAGGTGCAAGTCCTGACATGCAGATCGCTAAAGAGAACGTTATAGCGGTAGGTTTTGGCATACACGCGAACCATATTGGGCTGCGTAGCTATCTTTTCGCCCGTGTGCCATGCTCCGCAAGCATCAGTCACTACGTTGATATCAGCGCCTTGGTCAAATGTGTCCACTTTCATCTTTCGGATTGCAATCTCAGTTCGGAAGATATAGCTTGTGCCGAATTTCTTATAACAAGTGGGGCGCGCATTCAGGTAAGCGCCGTTAATGTCCATATAGTTGAAGCCGCTATCATTCTGGCAGAGCCATATTTCTTTGTTCTTATTATATAAATAAAGAACTTGATGGAGCAAAGGCATCGTTTGCATCCATGCTGAGGCGTCGGTTATTCCTTTTGGGGCCAATTCGGGATTGTTTTTAAAAAATGTGCGCCAAATATTTGGAGTATAGCGGTCTGTCGGATCAACTGCATAAGGGTAATTATCGTTGTAGTCCATCGCATAGATATGAAGCGCCGAACCGATGTTGCGCAGGTTACTGATGCAATTTGTATCGCGCGCTTTTCGGCGGCCTAAAGCCAGCACCGGAAAGATCAACGCTGCGAGTATGATAATGATTGAAATCACTATCAGTAGTTCGATGAGGGTTAAGCCAATTTTCCTCATCATTTGCTCCCTAACTCCGCCTTGAAGCATTAATAAAAGCCTCAAATAACCGTAGCGTGATAGGCGAGTTTGGTTGACGTTCAGGATGCCATTGAATCCCGATTAGAAATGAATTCCCATCTCCTTCTATAGCTTCAATTATCCCATCAGGGGCATTCGCGGATACGAATAGGTTTAGTCCCAAATTTTGGATTGCCTGATGATGAGAACTAACCCCAAAGAATTCTTCGTCAAGTGTGATTTTAGCTAGGAGCGAGTTTGGGGTAGTGTTAATTTGGTGTAAACTAGTCTCCGCTGTCCCTTGCCATTGATGGAGCAGGGTTTCGGGTACATCGGTCGGTATATTGATATAAAGCGAACCGCCTTCTAACACGTTGATAAATTGAACTCCATAACATATGCCGAATATTGGTTTGCCTATCCTCTTCATTGACGTATAAAGCTGACGTTCGAATTCAAATCTTTTATCTTCTATTAAAGTAACCGATTTATCTTTAAGTTCCTCTTCACTAAGTGCGAGGCCATAAATAGCAGGATTTATATCGTTGCCCCCTGGGATTAGAAGTCCGTCAAGACGGTCTGCTAATGCCTCAGGATTGCCTTCTAGCGGGATCATCACTGGAAGACCTCCCGCATTTGCAACACACTCAGCATAATTATGATTTTGCCTTACGCCTGCTGCCTTCGATGGGTCGGTTTTAGGTTCATAATTACATGTGATACCGATAAGCGGCTCGTATATCATATAAAGCTAGTATAGCGTATTTGCTAACAGGGCGCAATGAATTTATTGTATTGACATTCGAACTCGCCTTGAGGCTAAGTGTGCGAGTATACTGATATGTAACAAGAATTGAATTAGTCGGGGTCAAATGCTTGACGCTTCTACCAAGTATTTGGCTAGGGGAGGAGACAATATGGCTACAGTAGTGAGATTGCCAATGAGAGGGCAGTCAATGGAAGAAGGAACGATTACAAAGTGGTATAAGAGTGAGGGCGAACAGGTTAAAAGTGGTGAACTTCTCCTCGAAATGATGACCGACAAGGCCAATATCGAAATCGAGGCAGAGGTCGAAGGGTTTGTTCGTAAGCTCCTCGTTGCAGAAGACGCAACCGTTCCTGTTCAGGCTCCAATTGCAATTATAGGGACAGCGGATGAAGATATATCCGCTGCTTTAGCGGAAGCAGCATCGGGAGAACCGCCTGCACCTGGTGATGGTAAATCGGAGGATGTGGTGGCGTCTGTGTCCGCTTCTACATCGGCTCCAGTTGGAGCTAAAGGGGCTTCAGAGGTCTTTTTATCACCTCGCGCGCGCAAGCTTGCTGAAGAAAATGGCATTGTGATTGCGGAGTTAGCCGGACGAGGAACGGGGCCTGAAGGACGTGTTGTTGAGAAGGATATCGAAGGCTTCTTGAAAGAACTTAGCGCTCGGCCAAAGATGACTCCTGTCGCGGCTAAAATGGCCGCAGATATGGGAGTTAATGCCGCTGACCTGACAGGTAGCGGGGCTGGTGGAAGAATTACCAAGGGTGATTTATTGCAGAAGGCTCAACCGGCAACGCCTGCGGTTGTGGTAGCGCCCGTAACGCCAAGTACTCAGTCAGTTTCTTTCAGTGGACGCCGCAAACTAACGGCCGATGCCGTTACACGAAGCTACCAAAACGTTCCGCACGTTAAACTTATCTCAGAAGTTGATGTGACGGAACTCGTAGCGCTTCGCGAACAGATATTGCCTCAGTTTGAAAAGGAATATGGTGTTCGCGTTAGCTACACCGATATTCTTGTCAAAGCTCTTGGACAAACCATTCGAAAGTTTCCAGCGATTAATGCAACTTTGGCCGGAGATCAAATCCAGATCCTTGGGGATATTAACGTTAATGTAGCTGTAGCTATGAACGGGGCTTTGATGATACCGGTTGTAAGGAATGCGGACGTTAAAACGTTATCACAGATTGCGCTTGAATTGCGAGGGCTTATCGAACGCGCTCGCAATGGCAAGAGCGGTCCTGATGATCTTAGCGGCGGAACATTTACCATTACAAACCTCGGCAACTTTGGAGTAGATGCCTTTACCCCGATTTTGACCCCCGGTCAGGCTGGAATATTGGGTGTCGGTAGAATTATCGAAAAGCCGGTGGTAGTAAACCATCAGGTTGTCATACGCTCAATGCTCGGGATATCGTTGTCGTTTGATCATCGGATTGTGGATGGAGCTCCTGCCGGAGAGTTCTTAAAAGCTCTGATGGACACACTTAAAACACCGGTTTTGATGTTGATATAGCATGTAAACTAACTAAAAAAGGGGACATCTCTTCGAGATGCCCCCTTTTTATATTTGCATAAGAACTCTTATTAGCGTTTTGGTGAAATTACTACATAACGGTTAGGCTCGTTACCTTCGCTGTAGGTTTGCACACCGTCATCTTGGAGCAATGCATGATGGATTATGCGACGTTCGTGGGCAGGAAGTGGGTCTAGCTCAGCTTCTTCCTGGCGGTCTTTGACCTGCTCTGCAAGAGAAGTCGCTAATTCACGAAGTCTATCGGCTCGCTTCTTTCGGTAAGTCAAGGAATCAAGAATAACTCGTCCGCCGCCGCCAAACTTGCTCAGAATAACATTCATTAAATATTGAAGTGAATCAAGGAATTCACCGTGATGTTGAATTAGCAGAGGACAATCGGCTCCTGAATATTCAATATGAATATAGCGGCCTTGATTGCCGTGATGTGTTGGCGAGATACTTAAGCGACTGTATTCTGCTACCTCTTTTGCAATAAGCATAGCCTTTTCAACAACATCAGGAGTTGGCTCATCGCCAAGGTCTTCATCTGAGTGACCGCTATCGGCCGCCTGAGGAGTTATCTGACCTGAAGTGTTGTCAGATTTTAGGGTGCATCGCAAACGAATGATGCCGTCTACAGGA contains:
- a CDS encoding DUF1559 domain-containing protein, with protein sequence MMRKIGLTLIELLIVISIIIILAALIFPVLALGRRKARDTNCISNLRNIGSALHIYAMDYNDNYPYAVDPTDRYTPNIWRTFFKNNPELAPKGITDASAWMQTMPLLHQVLYLYNKNKEIWLCQNDSGFNYMDINGAYLNARPTCYKKFGTSYIFRTEIAIRKMKVDTFDQGADINVVTDACGAWHTGEKIATQPNMVRVYAKTYRYNVLFSDLHVRTCTFDDLNKAWSTPLQKGMSPR
- a CDS encoding gamma-glutamyl-gamma-aminobutyrate hydrolase family protein (Members of this family of hydrolases with an active site Cys residue belong to MEROPS family C26.), which produces MIYEPLIGITCNYEPKTDPSKAAGVRQNHNYAECVANAGGLPVMIPLEGNPEALADRLDGLLIPGGNDINPAIYGLALSEEELKDKSVTLIEDKRFEFERQLYTSMKRIGKPIFGICYGVQFINVLEGGSLYINIPTDVPETLLHQWQGTAETSLHQINTTPNSLLAKITLDEEFFGVSSHHQAIQNLGLNLFVSANAPDGIIEAIEGDGNSFLIGIQWHPERQPNSPITLRLFEAFINASRRS
- a CDS encoding 2-oxo acid dehydrogenase subunit E2; translated protein: MATVVRLPMRGQSMEEGTITKWYKSEGEQVKSGELLLEMMTDKANIEIEAEVEGFVRKLLVAEDATVPVQAPIAIIGTADEDISAALAEAASGEPPAPGDGKSEDVVASVSASTSAPVGAKGASEVFLSPRARKLAEENGIVIAELAGRGTGPEGRVVEKDIEGFLKELSARPKMTPVAAKMAADMGVNAADLTGSGAGGRITKGDLLQKAQPATPAVVVAPVTPSTQSVSFSGRRKLTADAVTRSYQNVPHVKLISEVDVTELVALREQILPQFEKEYGVRVSYTDILVKALGQTIRKFPAINATLAGDQIQILGDINVNVAVAMNGALMIPVVRNADVKTLSQIALELRGLIERARNGKSGPDDLSGGTFTITNLGNFGVDAFTPILTPGQAGILGVGRIIEKPVVVNHQVVIRSMLGISLSFDHRIVDGAPAGEFLKALMDTLKTPVLMLI
- a CDS encoding R3H domain-containing nucleic acid-binding protein, which encodes MQSVVSTGRNLEEAKLNALEELGINDVTQVEFEELESPVDGIIRLRCTLKSDNTSGQITPQAADSGHSDEDLGDEPTPDVVEKAMLIAKEVAEYSRLSISPTHHGNQGRYIHIEYSGADCPLLIQHHGEFLDSLQYLMNVILSKFGGGGRVILDSLTYRKKRADRLRELATSLAEQVKDRQEEAELDPLPAHERRIIHHALLQDDGVQTYSEGNEPNRYVVISPKR